From a region of the Pseudanabaena sp. ABRG5-3 genome:
- the glgB gene encoding 1,4-alpha-glucan branching protein GlgB, with product MTPTLPTEQIDRIVWNQHHDPFTVLGPHEIEQDGKSVWVVRAYLPDAETVSVVTPDQHKEYPMHSVHHPHFFECVITDAPHLFSYQFKVKSGNSDRLIHDPYYFKSPLLTEFDSYLFGEGTHYQIYEKMGAHPTTIDGIDGVYFSVWAPNARNVSVIGDFNSWDGRKHQMRKGNTGIWDLFIPELKVGTVYKYEIKSPAGHIYEKSDPYGFFQEIRPKTASIVTDLNTYEWNDQKWLETRRTEDPLKKPISVYELHLGSWMHAATANPPASGYPSVSAADLKPGARFLTYRELAEDLIPYVKEMGYTHIEMMPIAEHPFDGSWGYQVTGYYAATSRYGTPQDLMYFIDKCHQNDIGIIVDWVPAHFPKDGHGLSFFDGTFLYEPEDVRIGEHKEWGTKIFNYKRSEVKNFLIANVLFWFDKYHIDGIRVDAVASMIYRDYNRKSGEWLANEYGGRESLEAIELFRHLHSILFTYYPGALSIAEESTSWPMVTWPAYSGGLGFNLKWNMGWMHDMLDYFKLDPYFRGHNNNYVTFSIWYAFSENFMLALSHDEVVHGKSPMIGKMPGDEWQKFANLRCLYGYMFTHPGKKTMFMGMEFGQWAEWNVWGDLEWHLLQYPSHKTLQRYVGDLNKLLRSLPELYTQDFSESGFEWIECNDTQNSVISFLRKGVDGEFVLVVCNFTPVPHHNYRVGVPEKGFYKEVLNSDAPIYGGSGIGNMGGKYADDYGTHGKPYSVDVTAPPLGVVVLKYIGEV from the coding sequence ATGACCCCAACCCTCCCCACCGAGCAAATCGATCGCATTGTGTGGAATCAACACCACGACCCCTTTACAGTCCTTGGTCCCCATGAAATTGAGCAAGATGGTAAGTCGGTATGGGTGGTTAGAGCGTATCTACCCGACGCAGAGACGGTATCCGTAGTTACGCCCGATCAGCACAAGGAATACCCGATGCATTCAGTGCATCATCCCCACTTTTTTGAATGTGTAATTACTGATGCGCCCCACCTCTTTAGTTATCAGTTTAAAGTTAAATCTGGCAATAGCGATCGCCTCATTCATGATCCCTACTACTTCAAATCACCATTACTAACGGAGTTTGACAGCTACTTATTTGGTGAAGGAACCCATTACCAGATTTACGAAAAAATGGGCGCTCACCCCACCACCATTGATGGTATAGATGGCGTTTATTTTTCCGTCTGGGCTCCCAATGCACGTAATGTCTCCGTCATTGGTGACTTCAATAGCTGGGATGGACGCAAACACCAAATGCGTAAAGGCAATACAGGCATTTGGGACCTGTTTATCCCCGAACTCAAGGTTGGCACAGTTTACAAATACGAAATTAAAAGCCCCGCAGGACATATCTACGAAAAGTCCGATCCCTACGGCTTCTTCCAAGAAATTCGCCCCAAAACTGCCTCCATCGTCACCGATCTCAATACCTACGAATGGAACGATCAGAAGTGGCTCGAAACTCGCCGCACCGAAGATCCACTCAAAAAGCCCATTTCTGTTTATGAACTGCATCTCGGTTCATGGATGCACGCTGCCACTGCCAATCCTCCCGCCAGTGGTTACCCCTCCGTATCCGCCGCCGACCTCAAACCAGGGGCAAGATTTCTCACCTATCGCGAGCTCGCCGAAGACTTGATCCCCTATGTCAAGGAAATGGGCTATACCCATATCGAAATGATGCCGATCGCGGAGCATCCCTTTGATGGGTCATGGGGCTATCAGGTCACAGGTTACTATGCCGCGACTTCACGCTATGGCACACCTCAAGACTTGATGTATTTCATCGACAAGTGCCACCAAAATGACATCGGCATCATTGTGGACTGGGTTCCTGCCCATTTCCCCAAAGATGGTCATGGATTGTCCTTCTTTGACGGTACATTCCTCTATGAGCCTGAGGATGTCCGCATTGGTGAGCATAAGGAATGGGGAACCAAAATCTTTAACTACAAGCGCAGTGAAGTCAAAAACTTCTTGATCGCCAATGTGCTGTTCTGGTTCGATAAATATCACATTGATGGGATTCGTGTCGATGCAGTAGCTTCGATGATCTACCGCGACTACAACCGTAAATCTGGCGAATGGCTTGCCAATGAATATGGCGGTCGCGAAAGTTTAGAGGCGATCGAGCTATTCCGCCATTTACACAGCATTCTCTTCACCTATTACCCCGGAGCCTTATCGATCGCCGAAGAATCCACCTCCTGGCCGATGGTGACATGGCCCGCCTATTCAGGAGGCTTAGGCTTTAACCTGAAGTGGAATATGGGCTGGATGCACGACATGCTCGATTACTTCAAGCTTGACCCCTATTTCCGTGGACATAACAACAACTATGTCACCTTCAGCATTTGGTATGCCTTCAGCGAGAATTTCATGCTGGCGCTCTCCCATGATGAAGTCGTGCATGGCAAGAGTCCGATGATCGGCAAGATGCCCGGAGATGAATGGCAAAAGTTTGCCAACCTGCGCTGTCTCTATGGCTATATGTTTACCCACCCCGGTAAGAAAACCATGTTTATGGGTATGGAATTCGGTCAATGGGCAGAATGGAACGTCTGGGGCGATCTGGAATGGCATTTGCTGCAATATCCTAGCCACAAGACCCTCCAGCGATATGTTGGGGATCTCAACAAACTTTTGCGATCGCTACCTGAGCTCTATACCCAAGACTTCTCAGAATCTGGTTTTGAATGGATCGAATGCAACGACACCCAAAATTCCGTTATTTCTTTCCTACGGAAAGGTGTAGATGGTGAATTTGTACTGGTCGTCTGTAACTTCACCCCCGTTCCCCACCACAATTATCGCGTCGGCGTTCCCGAAAAAGGCTTCTACAAAGAGGTTCTCAACAGTGATGCCCCAATCTATGGTGGTAGCGGCATTGGCAACATGGGTGGTAAGTATGCGGATGACTACGGCACTCACGGCAAGCCCTATTCCGTTGATGTGACTGCTCCACCGTTAGGCGTAGTTGTCTTAAAATACATCGGCGAAGTTTAA
- a CDS encoding PAS domain-containing protein, with protein sequence MSFNLSITSLGEILDRITTLSLRIHSAASLEEMLNVTVEQTRELLDCDRVLIYQFLPNGDGAITAESVGVKVKSVLGELIYDPCFSQKWQGLYLEGRFSVIEDTQTKPMESCYANLLERMQVRANLVMPILIGQKTSKYLFGLLLVHQCDRPRQWQNQEISLLQNIATQLGIALRNKTQRKKIEANIIASTKRWQYAMDSSGDGIWDWNFQTNEIFFSHRWKNMLGFADHEISNKLEEWKNRVHPDDLDQVYIDIEKHLRGETPQYVNEHRLKCKDGSYKWILDRGLVFSYDADGKPLRFIGTHVDISDRKKVESALQEAEARQRAILESMPDLILRVDRDGSCLDCMMPTNSEPNQFVPIAKHLSEVLPPDLLTIQLQAIERAIATKELQISNHQLLKFGKLAYEEVRVAVINENEALVIVRDITSQVEISRRLKQISHNVPGVIYQYRLRPDGTAHFPYASQGIRDIYDLSPEEVIQDASSVFDRLHPDDIEHVGQTIIDSAQNLTVWQCEYRVCFDDGRIIWVEGQATPQREPDGSTLWHGYITECTRRKQSEIDLQQSATKLGEAYAEQNALFAAMSDLVFIRNSEGKCLKIVTHDIHNLLGTPEEVLSRSITEELPQPAASIILLAIREALVTKKIVSCDYFLELHGKVAWFSSNISPIAHDKIIQIARDITERKQAEIALAQAKETAEAATRAKSEFLANMSHEIRTPMNGVIGMTDLLISTSLNNEQLDYVQTIRDSGNILLSIINDILDFSKIEAGKLELEKRPFVLVDAIKSIGQILSKQFANQETTLKYAIAADVPHSIIGDVSRLSQILINLIGNAIKFTKKGEVTLTVNYLRPSQLQFTIQDTGIGISSDRLNRLFQAFAQADTSINRRYGGTGLGLVICKSLVKLMGGTIWVESKGVIGGEPPVVWQTRSATTQGSTFYFTITLLSTAKAIATTDMPVNMGNESLMAEQFPLKILVVEDNPVNQKIAMLMILKQFGYHVDVANNGIESVNKVSQGAYDLVFMDVQMPEMDGLTATRLIRANLSISVQPYIVAMTGNAMPEDRQACFDAGMNDYISKPVRSNEIARMFAQYREFAVNRDSIK encoded by the coding sequence ATGTCGTTTAACTTGTCTATCACTAGCTTAGGAGAAATTTTAGATCGCATTACTACGCTCTCTTTGCGAATACATTCTGCTGCTAGTTTAGAGGAGATGTTAAACGTTACTGTCGAGCAAACAAGAGAGTTGTTAGATTGCGATCGCGTATTGATCTATCAGTTCCTACCCAATGGAGATGGGGCAATTACGGCTGAGTCTGTGGGGGTAAAAGTGAAATCAGTTCTAGGGGAATTGATTTACGATCCTTGTTTTTCTCAAAAATGGCAGGGGCTTTATCTAGAAGGAAGGTTTAGTGTGATTGAAGATACACAGACTAAGCCAATGGAATCTTGTTATGCCAATTTGCTCGAGAGGATGCAGGTCAGGGCAAATCTAGTCATGCCGATTTTGATTGGACAAAAAACATCAAAATATCTATTTGGGTTGCTGCTTGTGCATCAGTGCGATCGCCCCCGCCAGTGGCAAAATCAAGAGATTAGCCTACTACAAAATATTGCTACACAACTGGGAATTGCCCTACGAAATAAGACCCAAAGGAAGAAAATAGAAGCAAACATTATCGCAAGTACGAAACGTTGGCAATATGCTATGGATAGTAGTGGTGATGGCATTTGGGATTGGAATTTCCAGACTAATGAGATTTTCTTCTCCCACCGATGGAAAAATATGTTGGGATTTGCAGATCATGAAATTAGCAATAAATTAGAGGAATGGAAGAATCGTGTTCATCCTGATGATCTTGATCAAGTCTATATAGATATTGAGAAGCATTTGCGTGGCGAAACTCCACAATATGTGAATGAACATCGACTGAAATGTAAGGACGGGAGCTATAAATGGATTTTGGATCGAGGTTTGGTTTTTAGTTATGATGCCGATGGAAAACCCTTACGATTTATTGGTACGCATGTTGATATTAGCGATCGCAAAAAAGTAGAATCAGCACTACAAGAAGCTGAAGCTAGGCAGAGAGCTATTCTCGAATCTATGCCTGACTTGATTTTGCGAGTGGATCGTGATGGATCATGTTTAGATTGTATGATGCCTACGAACTCGGAACCTAATCAGTTTGTGCCAATTGCTAAGCATTTATCTGAAGTCTTACCTCCCGATCTATTAACAATTCAACTGCAAGCAATTGAACGAGCGATCGCTACTAAAGAGTTGCAAATATCCAATCATCAACTTTTGAAATTTGGGAAACTTGCCTATGAGGAAGTACGGGTCGCAGTGATTAATGAGAATGAAGCTTTGGTCATCGTTCGCGATATAACCTCTCAGGTAGAGATATCAAGAAGATTGAAGCAGATCTCGCACAATGTGCCTGGGGTGATTTATCAGTATCGCCTCAGACCTGATGGTACTGCCCATTTCCCCTATGCTAGCCAAGGTATTCGCGATATTTACGATCTTTCTCCTGAAGAAGTGATTCAAGATGCTTCTTCTGTTTTTGATCGTCTCCATCCAGATGATATAGAGCATGTGGGACAGACAATCATAGATTCTGCCCAAAATCTGACCGTGTGGCAATGTGAATATCGAGTATGTTTTGACGATGGTCGGATCATTTGGGTTGAAGGTCAGGCAACCCCACAACGAGAACCTGATGGCAGTACTCTCTGGCATGGTTACATTACGGAATGTACGCGGCGTAAACAATCAGAAATTGATTTGCAGCAGAGTGCTACAAAATTGGGAGAAGCCTATGCTGAGCAAAATGCTCTATTTGCGGCGATGTCTGATTTGGTGTTCATCCGCAATTCTGAAGGCAAGTGTCTTAAAATCGTAACTCATGATATCCATAATTTGTTAGGTACTCCTGAGGAAGTGCTGAGTCGATCAATTACGGAGGAACTTCCTCAACCAGCAGCTAGCATTATCCTGCTAGCAATTCGAGAAGCTCTAGTTACTAAGAAAATCGTAAGTTGTGATTATTTTTTAGAGCTGCATGGCAAAGTTGCTTGGTTTTCATCAAATATTTCACCTATTGCTCACGATAAAATTATTCAGATTGCCAGAGATATTACCGAGCGCAAGCAAGCCGAGATTGCCCTTGCACAGGCAAAGGAAACTGCGGAAGCTGCCACTAGAGCTAAGAGTGAGTTTCTGGCGAATATGAGCCACGAAATTAGAACGCCTATGAATGGTGTCATTGGCATGACAGATTTGCTCATATCTACATCACTCAATAATGAACAGTTGGACTATGTGCAAACGATTCGAGATAGTGGCAATATTCTTCTCTCCATTATTAATGACATCCTTGATTTTTCTAAAATTGAAGCAGGAAAATTAGAGCTTGAAAAACGTCCTTTTGTTTTAGTGGATGCGATCAAATCTATCGGTCAGATCTTGAGTAAGCAATTTGCTAATCAAGAAACTACATTAAAATATGCGATCGCTGCTGACGTTCCTCATTCGATTATTGGTGATGTTTCGAGATTAAGTCAAATCTTGATTAACTTAATAGGGAATGCCATCAAGTTTACGAAAAAGGGAGAAGTCACCTTAACCGTTAATTATCTGCGACCTTCACAATTACAATTTACAATTCAGGATACAGGTATTGGCATATCTAGCGATCGCCTTAACAGACTGTTTCAAGCCTTTGCACAGGCGGATACCTCGATCAATCGTCGCTATGGTGGTACAGGGTTGGGTTTGGTAATTTGCAAATCTCTAGTGAAGTTGATGGGTGGTACTATTTGGGTAGAGAGTAAAGGTGTCATTGGTGGCGAACCGCCTGTGGTCTGGCAAACAAGATCTGCTACTACTCAAGGTTCTACTTTCTACTTCACCATCACTCTGCTATCGACTGCCAAGGCGATCGCGACTACAGATATGCCTGTGAATATGGGGAATGAGAGTTTGATGGCTGAGCAATTTCCTCTCAAGATTTTAGTTGTAGAAGATAATCCTGTAAATCAAAAAATTGCTATGCTCATGATTTTAAAACAGTTTGGTTATCATGTTGATGTTGCTAACAACGGTATAGAATCTGTCAATAAGGTCTCTCAAGGGGCTTATGATCTGGTGTTTATGGATGTACAGATGCCTGAGATGGATGGATTAACGGCGACTAGGTTAATTCGGGCTAATCTCTCCATTTCAGTACAACCCTATATTGTGGCGATGACTGGAAATGCTATGCCAGAGGATCGCCAAGCTTGTTTTGATGCGGGGATGAATGATTACATCAGTAAACCAGTGAGAAGTAACGAAATTGCCCGAATGTTTGCTCAATATAGAGAATTTGCTGTAAATCGCGACTCTATCAAATAA
- a CDS encoding CHAT domain-containing protein, with protein MKKICSAAILTLALGLPVPMVLTDLAQAQSTQSRQMDADRLATQGSQLFRTNRYAEALQAYEQALQIYRELRDRSAESVMLNNIGLSHFRQRQYQKAIDFYQQSLVIKQQIGDRKGEGTSLSNIGAAYNSLRQYEKAIDFFQKSLVIRQQIGDRKAEGTSLNNLASAYRNLKQYQKAADFYQQALAIFQQIGDRDGESGAFGDLGSTYRNLGQYQKALDLYQQSLALFRQLGNPQGESYALSDLGDVYRSLGQYQQSIDSYTKALAVVRKLGDRNSEKNLLNDLGTAYMIVGNYRQAVDFYQRSLVLAQQVKDLNGEGNSLIGIGNGYNSLGQYQKAIEFYQQALDLKKQEGDQQGEAKILGNLASTYEYLGNYKKSIEFNLQSIALFEKIGDREGLGKSLNNVGVSYSNLGDYPKAIDFHQRSLAISKQLSYTQGEATASNNLGNIYRSLGQVPKAIELYQQSLAINRSNGNRDGEGISLGNLGNSYISLNQFSKAAEFYQQALGLFKQTGDRNKEGISLSNLGYTFSNLNQTELAILFYKQSINVRESIRKDIRGLTKEEQKSYLNTVEVTYRRLADLLLKQGRIMEALQILDLLKVQELEDYLKNIKGSDRSAQGVRLLAPEKAISDKLSAISFDNSKEINSQLANQLQQLPQSEINKVPDYLKQIPKNTVLIYPLILDNRLEVILFSPNTLPISRTVNITKEKLEALVSEFKATLIDGGSEDYQVSAIALYNLLIKPIESELAQAQAQTIFYAPDGVLRYVPLAALSDGKQWLSEKYRINNLVAYTLSDFSPKPKLQPSILAGAFGGKAGERKLGQAGLPATIKEVQAIASSFPNAVTLLENNFSRQSTEAKFKNHNILHFATHAEFNTGEPDDSFIIFGNGDKIRLSEITDWQIPNVELIVLSACQTGVGKLGSGVEILGFGYQVQKAGAKQAIASLWSVDDAGTQALMEVFYKELKKGDVSTTEALHRAQVSLIKSDKFNHPKYWSAFFAIGNGL; from the coding sequence ATGAAGAAGATTTGTAGTGCGGCAATTTTGACTTTGGCGTTGGGTTTGCCTGTGCCGATGGTATTGACTGATTTAGCTCAAGCGCAATCTACCCAATCTCGCCAAATGGACGCAGATCGACTGGCAACTCAAGGGAGTCAACTATTTCGCACCAACCGTTATGCAGAAGCCTTGCAAGCTTACGAACAAGCACTCCAAATTTATCGAGAGCTTAGAGATCGCAGTGCCGAGTCAGTAATGCTCAATAATATCGGGTTAAGTCATTTCCGACAGAGACAGTATCAAAAAGCGATTGACTTCTATCAGCAGTCCTTAGTGATCAAACAGCAAATTGGCGATCGCAAAGGTGAAGGGACTTCCCTTAGCAACATTGGTGCGGCATATAACAGCCTTAGACAATACGAAAAAGCAATTGATTTCTTTCAGAAGTCTTTAGTGATTAGACAGCAAATTGGCGATCGCAAGGCTGAAGGAACTTCACTTAATAATTTAGCAAGTGCCTATAGAAATCTCAAACAATATCAAAAAGCAGCCGATTTCTATCAGCAAGCTTTAGCAATATTTCAACAAATTGGCGATCGCGATGGTGAAAGTGGTGCGTTTGGTGATTTAGGCAGTACCTATAGAAATCTTGGACAGTACCAAAAAGCGCTTGATTTGTATCAGCAGTCGCTAGCCCTATTTCGGCAACTTGGTAATCCGCAAGGTGAAAGCTATGCTCTTAGCGATCTGGGCGATGTTTACCGTAGTTTGGGACAGTATCAGCAATCAATTGATTCCTATACAAAGGCTTTAGCCGTTGTTCGCAAACTGGGCGATCGCAATAGCGAAAAAAACTTGCTCAACGATTTGGGAACTGCTTATATGATCGTAGGCAATTATCGACAAGCAGTTGATTTTTACCAACGTTCCTTAGTACTTGCACAGCAGGTTAAAGATCTAAACGGTGAAGGAAATTCGTTGATTGGTATTGGTAATGGTTACAACAGTCTCGGTCAATATCAAAAAGCAATTGAGTTTTATCAACAAGCCTTAGATCTGAAAAAGCAAGAGGGTGATCAGCAAGGTGAGGCGAAGATACTCGGTAACTTGGCTAGCACCTATGAGTACCTTGGTAATTACAAGAAGTCCATCGAGTTCAACTTGCAATCGATCGCGCTCTTTGAAAAAATAGGCGATCGTGAAGGGCTTGGCAAATCGCTAAACAATGTCGGCGTTTCCTATAGTAATTTGGGTGATTATCCAAAAGCGATCGACTTTCATCAACGCTCCCTAGCCATATCTAAGCAACTTAGCTATACACAGGGCGAAGCTACCGCGTCCAATAATCTCGGTAATATCTATCGTAGTTTAGGACAAGTCCCCAAAGCGATCGAGCTATATCAGCAGTCCTTGGCAATTAATCGCAGCAATGGTAATCGTGATGGTGAAGGGATATCCCTTGGCAACCTAGGTAATTCTTATATTAGCCTCAATCAGTTTTCTAAAGCTGCCGAATTCTATCAACAGGCTCTAGGTCTTTTTAAACAAACTGGCGATCGCAATAAGGAAGGTATATCGCTGAGTAATCTAGGCTATACATTTTCTAACCTCAATCAAACGGAATTAGCAATTCTTTTTTACAAACAGTCAATCAATGTCCGCGAATCAATTCGTAAAGATATTCGCGGACTTACCAAAGAAGAACAAAAATCCTACTTAAATACGGTTGAGGTTACTTACCGTCGCCTTGCGGATCTACTTCTAAAACAAGGACGCATCATGGAAGCCTTACAGATTCTCGATTTGCTGAAAGTCCAAGAATTAGAAGATTATCTTAAAAATATTAAAGGTAGCGATCGCTCGGCGCAGGGAGTAAGGCTATTAGCACCAGAGAAGGCGATTAGCGATAAACTATCAGCGATTAGCTTTGACAATAGCAAAGAAATCAATAGCCAACTTGCCAATCAGCTCCAACAACTTCCTCAATCAGAAATCAACAAAGTTCCTGATTATCTCAAGCAAATCCCTAAAAATACTGTTCTCATTTATCCTTTGATCTTGGATAATCGGCTTGAGGTGATTCTCTTTTCACCAAACACATTGCCGATTAGCCGTACTGTTAATATTACTAAAGAAAAACTTGAAGCTTTGGTAAGTGAGTTTAAAGCAACACTGATTGATGGTGGTTCAGAGGATTATCAAGTATCAGCCATTGCTCTTTACAATTTGCTGATTAAACCGATTGAATCGGAACTAGCTCAAGCCCAAGCTCAAACTATTTTCTATGCTCCCGATGGTGTTCTTCGCTATGTTCCCCTTGCGGCCCTCTCTGATGGTAAACAGTGGCTTAGCGAGAAGTATCGAATTAATAACTTAGTTGCCTATACTCTGTCTGACTTTTCCCCTAAGCCCAAATTGCAGCCGAGTATTCTCGCGGGAGCCTTTGGCGGTAAAGCTGGTGAAAGAAAGTTGGGACAGGCGGGTTTACCTGCCACGATTAAGGAAGTACAAGCGATCGCCAGTTCATTCCCCAATGCAGTAACATTGCTAGAAAATAACTTTAGCCGTCAAAGCACTGAAGCTAAATTCAAAAACCATAATATTCTCCACTTTGCTACCCATGCCGAGTTTAATACTGGTGAACCCGACGATTCATTTATCATCTTTGGTAATGGTGATAAAATCCGTTTGAGTGAAATTACTGATTGGCAAATTCCTAATGTGGAATTGATTGTACTCAGTGCTTGCCAGACTGGTGTAGGTAAACTTGGTAGTGGCGTGGAAATTTTAGGATTTGGTTATCAAGTGCAGAAAGCAGGGGCAAAACAGGCGATCGCCTCACTTTGGTCTGTTGATGATGCAGGTACACAGGCTTTAATGGAAGTCTTTTATAAGGAACTCAAAAAAGGCGATGTCTCGACCACTGAGGCGCTCCATAGGGCGCAAGTTAGCTTAATTAAATCAGATAAATTTAACCATCCCAAATACTGGTCTGCTTTCTTTGCGATCGGGAATGGTTTGTAA
- a CDS encoding trypsin-like serine peptidase, whose amino-acid sequence MTVRKWKVGVGLVLGMVMAGLLNWLAYAPVVAQPLSDLLPKEAIAPTQINDLKEIGTNLDGFIPNKLQEVESPIGQDRAVIGTDQRLPMLSREYPWSTVGKIVMIGELGKEYSCTGTLISKSLVLTNAHCVYEKNKFFGRIFFLPNLINGRLRTRADVAIVKNIFTGTKNPALESEDDWAILELDKPLGNKYGFLKWRSVPLAVLKNAKNKISVAGYSGDYPDPKIYRNLTTGKGNTAGVHWQCSILGETDGMLVHDCDTNSGASGSALISKIDGAYHIVGLHAAGRKDRRGRGIENYAVRISRIEAALSKGNR is encoded by the coding sequence ATGACAGTCAGGAAGTGGAAAGTTGGAGTCGGATTGGTATTGGGAATGGTGATGGCTGGGTTATTAAACTGGCTAGCCTATGCTCCTGTTGTTGCACAGCCCCTTTCAGATTTGTTACCCAAGGAGGCGATCGCGCCCACCCAGATTAATGACCTCAAGGAGATAGGGACAAATCTCGATGGATTTATTCCCAACAAATTACAGGAGGTGGAGTCCCCCATCGGACAAGATCGGGCGGTAATTGGTACAGATCAGCGCTTGCCTATGCTCAGCCGTGAATATCCTTGGTCTACGGTAGGCAAAATTGTGATGATTGGTGAATTGGGCAAAGAGTATTCCTGCACAGGAACCTTGATCAGTAAATCGCTGGTACTAACCAACGCCCATTGTGTCTATGAAAAAAATAAATTTTTTGGCAGGATTTTCTTTTTACCCAACTTGATCAATGGTCGTTTACGCACAAGGGCTGATGTTGCGATCGTCAAAAATATTTTCACGGGAACCAAAAATCCAGCCCTTGAAAGCGAAGATGATTGGGCAATTTTAGAATTGGATAAGCCTTTAGGTAATAAGTATGGCTTTCTCAAATGGCGATCGGTTCCTTTAGCCGTTTTAAAGAATGCCAAGAATAAAATATCTGTGGCAGGTTATTCAGGTGACTATCCTGATCCCAAGATCTACCGCAATCTAACCACGGGTAAGGGCAACACCGCAGGTGTGCATTGGCAATGCAGTATCTTAGGAGAAACCGATGGAATGCTCGTTCATGATTGCGATACTAATTCTGGGGCTTCGGGTTCAGCTCTGATTAGTAAAATCGATGGTGCTTATCATATTGTGGGACTTCATGCCGCAGGACGCAAAGATCGCCGTGGTCGTGGCATTGAGAACTATGCAGTCCGCATCAGTCGGATTGAGGCCGCTTTGAGTAAGGGAAATCGTTAG